Below is a genomic region from Deinococcus koreensis.
CGTCCGCCCGGCGCCGCCGCGAGTGGCCCACGCACCTGGCGCTGATCCTGTCCGTGCTGATCATCAGCGCGCCGCTGCTGTTCGCGCTGATCAAGGCGACGCAGGTGTCCAGCCGGGTGCTGAGCCCCAGCCTGCTGCCGGGCGGCGCCTTCTTCCAGAACCTGGCGTCCATCTGGGAGGGCGCCAACCTGGGCCGCTACATGCTCAATTCGCTGATCGTGGCGGTCAGTGTGACGGTCGGCAAGACCATCCTGGCGCTGCTGGCGGCGCTGGCCTTCGTGTATTTCCGCTTTCCCTTCAAGGGCGCGGCCTTCACGCTGGTCTTGCTCTCGCTCATGCTGCCCACCGAGGTGCTCATCATCGCGCTGTTCGATTTCGTCAGCCGCGACCTGAAGTGGGCGAACACCTACGCGGCCATCATCGTGCCCTTCCTGGCAAGCGCCACCGGCACCTTCCTGTTCCGCCAGCACTTCATGAACATCCCCGTCTCGCTGGCCGACGCCGCGCGCATCGACGGCTGCGGGCCGCTGACCTACCTGACCCGCATCCTGGTGCCGATGAGCTGGAACACCATCGGGGCGCTGGCGGTGATCCAGTTCGTGTACGGCTGGGATCAGTACATCTGGCCGCTGGTGATCATGCAGCAGGACGACAAGCAGGTCGTGCAGGTGGGCCTGCGCAAGCTGATCGAGGTCGGCGGCCAGACCGACTGGGGC
It encodes:
- a CDS encoding carbohydrate ABC transporter permease; its protein translation is MGAETSARRRREWPTHLALILSVLIISAPLLFALIKATQVSSRVLSPSLLPGGAFFQNLASIWEGANLGRYMLNSLIVAVSVTVGKTILALLAALAFVYFRFPFKGAAFTLVLLSLMLPTEVLIIALFDFVSRDLKWANTYAAIIVPFLASATGTFLFRQHFMNIPVSLADAARIDGCGPLTYLTRILVPMSWNTIGALAVIQFVYGWDQYIWPLVIMQQDDKQVVQVGLRKLIEVGGQTDWGAVMAGAIITALPPLLVFTLLQEQFSRGFALSEDK